A single window of Flavobacterium aestivum DNA harbors:
- a CDS encoding energy transducer TonB, whose product MSSTLSNDQKKSLALSILIYAALLLLLFFIRFWPPANLEEIVGSGGGGGGVTLNFGDSDLGSGKNMQSEVLNVQNQVKQTPTKSTPDEAILSQENATEESVVIPTKEKTKKTEVVVKETPKPEVVKPKVSNSTNDALANILKGSNKGGDGDDKTAGNKGKSNGSLTATGYYGTGGSGGGTGGGNGTGNGIGNGSGYGPGSGGGSGGGTGGGSGYSLGNRKALSKPAPKYTCNESGKVVVEVSVDRNGNTINAVAGIKGTTNTAKCLLDQARIAAMNTRWDASNDAPEKQIGKIVYNFNLN is encoded by the coding sequence ATGAGTTCTACACTTTCCAACGATCAAAAGAAATCATTAGCCCTATCTATACTCATTTATGCAGCATTACTATTGCTGTTGTTTTTCATTCGTTTTTGGCCTCCAGCTAATCTCGAAGAAATTGTTGGCAGTGGCGGTGGCGGTGGCGGTGTTACTTTAAACTTTGGCGATAGTGATTTAGGATCGGGAAAAAATATGCAAAGTGAAGTTTTGAATGTTCAGAATCAAGTCAAACAAACTCCAACTAAAAGCACTCCAGACGAAGCCATTTTATCTCAAGAAAATGCCACAGAAGAAAGTGTAGTTATACCAACAAAAGAAAAAACTAAAAAAACGGAAGTTGTTGTCAAAGAAACTCCAAAACCTGAAGTGGTAAAACCAAAAGTTTCGAATTCTACCAATGATGCTTTAGCCAACATTCTAAAAGGTTCCAACAAAGGCGGCGACGGTGATGATAAAACTGCGGGCAACAAAGGAAAATCCAACGGAAGTTTAACTGCGACTGGCTATTATGGCACAGGCGGTTCTGGTGGTGGTACAGGCGGCGGAAATGGAACTGGAAACGGCATTGGTAATGGTAGTGGTTACGGCCCAGGAAGCGGAGGCGGCTCTGGAGGCGGCACAGGAGGTGGATCTGGTTATTCGCTTGGTAATAGAAAAGCACTCTCCAAACCTGCCCCAAAATACACTTGTAACGAATCCGGCAAAGTGGTCGTTGAAGTCTCTGTAGATAGAAACGGAAATACCATCAACGCCGTTGCAGGAATCAAAGGCACAACCAATACTGCAAAATGCCTATTGGATCAAGCCCGAATTGCAGCCATGAATACCAGATGGGATGCCAGTAATGACGCTCCCGAAAAACAAATTGGCAAGATTGTTTATAATTTCAATTTGAATTAA
- a CDS encoding MlaD family protein yields the protein MSESSSKHSIYVGLFIFIGMIFLLGGILMVGNLHETFKKKMELVSVFDEVNGLQTGANVWFSGVKIGKVRSIELNKNRKVLVTLAIETKAQQFILRNAKTKIGTDGLIGNKVVVIYGGTENSDPVRDGDTLRVGSTYSTENLMNTLQKNNDNLLAITTDFKTISHKLTMNEGTVGKLLNDNGLYDNINAVALSLNEASKKADKLIGSLNDYSAKLNKKGSLANDLVTDTIVFNSIKKSVSELQKMTTTANAIMDNLKKASSNPNSTIGVLLHDEESGANLKNTIKNLESSSEKLDEDLKAAQSSFLLRGYFKKKEKEATKANSEK from the coding sequence ATGAGCGAATCATCAAGTAAACATTCTATATATGTAGGTCTATTTATTTTTATAGGAATGATATTTCTATTAGGAGGTATTCTTATGGTGGGTAATCTTCACGAAACGTTTAAGAAAAAAATGGAACTGGTTTCTGTTTTTGATGAGGTGAATGGATTGCAAACGGGAGCCAATGTGTGGTTTTCTGGGGTGAAAATCGGAAAGGTAAGAAGTATTGAGCTTAATAAAAACAGAAAGGTTTTGGTGACTTTGGCTATTGAAACCAAAGCACAACAATTTATCCTTAGAAATGCTAAAACTAAAATAGGTACGGATGGACTTATTGGGAATAAAGTTGTTGTTATCTACGGTGGCACTGAAAATTCCGACCCAGTAAGAGACGGAGATACTTTGCGTGTTGGTAGTACGTATTCTACAGAAAATTTGATGAATACCTTGCAAAAAAACAATGATAACCTTCTAGCGATAACTACGGATTTTAAAACGATTAGTCATAAGTTGACTATGAATGAAGGAACTGTTGGGAAATTATTGAACGATAATGGATTATATGATAATATTAATGCAGTAGCCCTGTCACTTAATGAAGCTTCGAAAAAAGCAGACAAATTAATAGGTTCACTTAATGATTATAGTGCGAAATTAAATAAAAAAGGGTCTCTTGCCAATGATCTGGTAACCGATACAATAGTTTTTAATTCAATTAAGAAATCAGTTTCAGAATTACAAAAAATGACCACAACTGCCAATGCAATTATGGACAATCTCAAAAAAGCCAGCAGTAATCCCAATTCGACTATTGGAGTTTTATTGCATGATGAAGAATCAGGAGCTAATTTGAAAAACACCATCAAGAATCTAGAAAGCAGTTCGGAGAAATTGGATGAAGATCTTAAGGCAGCACAAAGTAGCTTTTTATTGAGAGGTTATTTTAAGAAAAAAGAAAAAGAGGCTACAAAAGCGAATTCCGAAAAATAG
- a CDS encoding MotA/TolQ/ExbB proton channel family protein, which produces MFNFIQLQADSLANAASNVVIEKVAPNTEISVLGFILKGGFFLIPIAILLFYTFYVIIERYSYIHRVSKVDPLLMRDVKDHLNAGNFDLARSITERTNTASGNVIKEGILLIGRPIAEIESNMDRAADIEIAEMEQHLGQLGLIAGIAPTLGFIGTISGVIKIFYSISVTENISIGNISGGLYEKMISSGSGLIVGIIAYSAYHLLNGKIDNYALKVQKQILEFVNIIQKA; this is translated from the coding sequence ATGTTTAATTTCATACAATTACAAGCTGATTCCCTTGCCAATGCTGCATCTAATGTTGTTATAGAAAAAGTGGCACCCAATACAGAAATCTCTGTTTTAGGTTTTATTCTAAAAGGAGGATTCTTTTTAATCCCAATCGCAATCTTATTGTTTTATACATTTTATGTAATTATAGAAAGATATTCATACATACATAGAGTGTCTAAGGTTGATCCTCTTTTGATGAGGGATGTTAAAGATCATCTGAATGCAGGAAATTTTGATTTGGCTCGTTCTATAACCGAAAGAACCAATACGGCATCGGGTAATGTGATAAAAGAAGGAATCTTATTAATAGGGCGTCCTATTGCCGAGATAGAATCGAATATGGATCGTGCTGCCGATATAGAGATTGCAGAAATGGAACAACATTTAGGACAATTGGGGCTTATCGCGGGTATTGCGCCAACACTTGGATTTATTGGGACAATCTCTGGGGTAATCAAGATTTTCTATAGTATCTCTGTGACTGAAAACATTAGTATCGGTAACATTTCGGGAGGTTTATATGAAAAAATGATTAGTAGTGGTTCGGGATTAATTGTGGGGATTATCGCCTACAGTGCTTACCACTTACTGAACGGGAAGATTGATAATTATGCTTTGAAAGTGCAAAAGCAAATATTAGAATTCGTAAATATTATTCAAAAAGCATAA
- a CDS encoding bifunctional folylpolyglutamate synthase/dihydrofolate synthase: protein MNYQETTNWLFNQLPMYQLQGASAYKKDLTNVNLLASHLDNPHKKIKCIHVAGTNGKGSTSHMLASILQEAGYKVGLYTSPHLKDFRERIKINGIEISEAFVCEFIEQHKSFFEANDMSFFEMSVGLAFDYFATEKIDIAIIEVGMGGRLDATNIITPLVSVITNIGIDHVQFLGNTLESIATEKAGIIKPEIPVVIGEYTTETKAVFLATAAKNNAKIYFASDLISETYPSDLIGDYQTHNKKNVIQALTVLNEQTNFKVSLENIKSGLLHVVKNTGLLGRWQQLGDNPKIICDTAHNKNGLEIVLNQIQKEKFDHLHIVLGVVNDKELDEVLPLFPKNATYYFCKPNIPRGLDPALLQEKALQFSLSGNIYNSVAEAYNATQNNSTKDDFIYIGGSTFVVAELPLNKEV from the coding sequence ATGAACTATCAAGAAACTACAAACTGGTTGTTTAATCAACTCCCGATGTATCAATTGCAAGGAGCTTCGGCTTATAAAAAAGACTTAACCAATGTTAATTTACTGGCAAGCCATCTTGATAATCCCCATAAAAAGATAAAATGTATTCATGTTGCCGGTACTAATGGCAAAGGCTCTACTTCGCACATGCTGGCTTCTATCCTACAAGAAGCAGGATATAAAGTCGGACTTTATACTTCTCCGCATTTAAAAGATTTTAGGGAACGCATCAAGATTAACGGCATTGAAATTTCCGAAGCTTTTGTTTGTGAATTCATCGAACAACATAAATCCTTTTTTGAAGCCAATGATATGAGTTTCTTTGAAATGTCTGTTGGATTGGCCTTTGATTATTTTGCCACAGAAAAAATAGATATTGCCATTATAGAAGTGGGAATGGGAGGAAGACTCGACGCTACAAATATTATTACACCTCTAGTTTCTGTAATTACTAATATTGGTATTGATCACGTTCAGTTTTTAGGTAACACCTTAGAGTCTATTGCTACTGAAAAGGCAGGAATTATAAAACCCGAAATTCCTGTTGTTATTGGCGAATATACTACTGAGACAAAAGCAGTTTTTTTGGCAACAGCTGCAAAAAATAATGCTAAAATCTATTTCGCTTCTGATTTGATTTCAGAAACTTACCCTTCTGATTTAATTGGTGATTATCAAACCCATAATAAAAAGAACGTTATTCAAGCCCTTACCGTTTTAAACGAACAAACCAACTTTAAAGTAAGTCTCGAAAATATAAAATCAGGTTTACTTCATGTTGTAAAAAACACAGGTCTACTGGGACGTTGGCAACAATTGGGAGATAATCCAAAAATAATTTGCGACACCGCACATAATAAAAATGGCTTAGAAATTGTTTTGAATCAAATACAAAAAGAGAAATTTGATCATTTGCATATTGTGCTTGGTGTTGTCAATGACAAAGAACTGGATGAAGTATTACCATTATTTCCCAAAAATGCAACCTATTACTTTTGCAAACCTAATATTCCTAGAGGCTTAGATCCCGCTTTGTTACAGGAAAAAGCATTGCAATTTTCACTCTCTGGAAACATCTACAACTCTGTAGCTGAAGCTTACAACGCTACTCAGAATAATTCTACAAAAGACGATTTTATCTATATTGGCGGAAGCACCTTTGTAGTAGCCGAATTACCATTAAATAAAGAGGTTTAA
- a CDS encoding ABC transporter ATP-binding protein — protein MENDKGQFANTADTVIKIEGLYKSFDELEVLKGIDLTVQKGENLAVLGRSGSGKSVLIKILAGLLKPDKGNVTMLGKQLGKLKQKELDELRLRMGFSFQNSALYDSMSVYANLSFPLTMNVKNLSKKQVDDAVEEALDAVGLIDKIERNPAELSGGQQKRLGIARTLILKPEIMLYDEPTSGLDPITCAEINALIVDVQQRYKTSSIIITHDLTCAKNTCERIAMLIDGSFVKIGTFDEVFKTDEEQIKKFFSYNFTL, from the coding sequence ATGGAAAATGATAAAGGTCAATTCGCTAATACAGCAGATACTGTTATAAAAATTGAAGGATTGTATAAATCTTTTGATGAACTTGAGGTATTAAAGGGCATTGACCTAACTGTTCAAAAAGGTGAAAATTTAGCGGTGCTGGGTAGATCCGGTTCGGGTAAATCAGTTTTGATAAAAATTTTAGCAGGCTTATTAAAACCAGACAAAGGAAATGTAACAATGCTTGGAAAACAGTTGGGTAAGTTAAAGCAAAAAGAATTGGACGAATTGCGATTGCGTATGGGATTTTCGTTTCAAAATAGCGCTTTGTATGACAGTATGAGTGTATATGCAAATTTATCGTTTCCGTTGACTATGAACGTGAAAAACCTCAGCAAAAAACAAGTAGATGATGCTGTAGAAGAAGCACTGGATGCAGTAGGTTTAATTGATAAAATAGAGCGGAATCCGGCAGAGCTTTCAGGAGGGCAACAAAAGCGATTGGGTATTGCCCGAACACTAATCTTAAAACCGGAAATAATGTTGTATGATGAACCTACATCAGGATTGGATCCTATAACGTGTGCAGAAATTAATGCTCTTATTGTCGATGTACAACAACGATATAAAACAAGTTCTATCATCATAACACATGATCTTACTTGTGCAAAAAATACTTGTGAACGAATTGCCATGCTGATAGATGGATCGTTTGTGAAAATAGGAACATTTGATGAGGTTTTTAAAACCGATGAGGAACAAATAAAAAAATTTTTCTCTTATAATTTTACACTTTAG
- a CDS encoding chalcone isomerase family protein, with translation MKKMLLVITLVITALFSEANAQKQIVFEGVTIPRTITFQNKTLQLNGAGSRSKMWVEVYIQALYLSQLSQNPKEIINDNLEMSIRIEVTSALVSSGKLTRAMNAGFEKSAGDNLASLRPKIELLKTYLSDEITRGDVFELTYNPSDKSVWVTKNHELKGKIEGFEFKKALFGIWLSDKPADEDLKNSLLGL, from the coding sequence ATGAAAAAAATGCTATTAGTAATAACACTTGTTATTACTGCACTATTCTCTGAAGCAAATGCTCAAAAACAAATCGTTTTTGAAGGAGTAACTATACCAAGAACAATTACATTCCAAAACAAAACCTTACAACTTAATGGCGCTGGATCTAGATCAAAGATGTGGGTTGAGGTATACATCCAAGCATTGTATTTGAGTCAACTTTCTCAAAATCCAAAAGAAATTATTAACGATAATTTAGAAATGTCAATTCGAATTGAAGTAACATCCGCCTTAGTTTCTTCAGGAAAATTAACCCGCGCAATGAATGCTGGCTTTGAAAAATCAGCAGGTGACAATTTAGCCTCTTTACGACCTAAAATCGAATTATTAAAAACCTATCTATCTGACGAAATCACAAGAGGAGATGTTTTTGAATTAACATACAATCCAAGTGACAAATCGGTGTGGGTAACAAAAAACCATGAGCTTAAAGGAAAAATCGAAGGATTTGAATTTAAGAAAGCTTTATTCGGGATTTGGTTATCAGACAAACCAGCAGATGAAGATTTAAAAAATAGTTTATTGGGATTATAA
- a CDS encoding acyl-CoA dehydrogenase family protein — protein MDFNLTEEQLMIQQAARDFAQTELLEGVIERDEHSKFPAEQVKKMAELGFLGMMVDPKYGGSGLDSVSYVLAMTEIAKVDASAAVIMSVNNSLVCAGIEKYCNEEQKMKYLVPLAKGEVIGAFCLSEPEAGSDATSQKTTAIDKGDHYLLNGTKNWITNGSTASTYIVIAQTDAEKGHKGINAFIVEKGWAGFDIGPKEKKMGIRGSDTHSLLFNDVKVPKENRIGADGFGFNFAMSVLNGGRIGIASQALGIATGAYELALKYSQERKAFGKEIFKHQAIAFKLADMATQISAAKLLCFNAAFQKDAGMDISQSGAMAKLFASQTAMDTTIEAVQIHGGNGYVAEYHVERMMRDAKITQIYEGTSEIQRIVISRTLVS, from the coding sequence ATGGACTTTAATTTAACAGAAGAGCAATTAATGATTCAACAAGCAGCTAGAGATTTTGCTCAAACTGAATTGTTAGAAGGGGTGATTGAAAGAGATGAACATTCAAAATTTCCGGCAGAGCAAGTCAAAAAAATGGCAGAGCTTGGATTTTTAGGAATGATGGTAGACCCAAAATATGGCGGTTCGGGATTAGATAGTGTTTCATACGTTCTGGCCATGACAGAGATTGCAAAAGTTGATGCTTCGGCTGCAGTTATTATGTCTGTAAATAACTCTCTGGTTTGTGCCGGAATAGAAAAATATTGTAATGAGGAACAAAAAATGAAATATTTAGTTCCGCTTGCAAAAGGTGAAGTAATTGGAGCATTTTGTTTGTCAGAACCAGAAGCAGGATCTGATGCGACTTCACAAAAAACAACTGCTATAGATAAAGGAGATCACTATCTATTGAATGGTACCAAAAACTGGATTACCAATGGATCAACTGCATCAACTTATATAGTGATTGCTCAAACTGATGCTGAAAAAGGTCATAAAGGAATCAATGCTTTTATTGTAGAAAAAGGATGGGCTGGTTTTGACATTGGACCAAAAGAAAAGAAAATGGGAATTCGCGGTTCTGATACTCATTCTTTATTATTTAATGATGTAAAAGTGCCTAAAGAAAATAGAATTGGAGCTGATGGTTTTGGATTCAATTTTGCGATGTCAGTATTAAACGGAGGACGTATTGGTATTGCTTCTCAAGCTTTAGGAATTGCAACGGGAGCTTACGAATTGGCTTTGAAATATTCACAAGAGCGTAAAGCTTTTGGTAAAGAAATCTTCAAACATCAAGCAATTGCTTTCAAATTAGCCGATATGGCAACTCAAATTAGCGCAGCAAAATTATTATGTTTTAATGCAGCTTTTCAAAAAGATGCAGGAATGGATATTTCTCAATCTGGAGCAATGGCCAAATTATTTGCTTCTCAAACTGCAATGGATACTACTATTGAAGCCGTACAAATTCACGGAGGAAATGGATATGTTGCAGAATACCATGTAGAGCGTATGATGCGTGATGCAAAAATCACTCAAATTTATGAAGGAACTTCGGAAATTCAACGTATTGTAATTTCTAGAACATTGGTTTCTTAA
- a CDS encoding MlaE family ABC transporter permease yields the protein MDSFGAKKYLFSKEIDSYFEGVYNGYRFTRRFFKEVFTLPFHFREITNQCFEIGLKSLSLITMTGFIVGVVFTKQSRPSLESFGAVSWLPSLMGIAIVRALGPLVTSLICAGKVGSSISAELGSMKVTEQIDAMEVSAINPFKYLVVTRVVATTISIPILSFYCSFVGLIGSYYNVSTEEATSMQVFYHNAFSNISFLDIFSSITKSLVYGFTIGIISCYKGFFASHGTRGVGKATNQAVILAMFLIFLEELIIVQIVNWIRYY from the coding sequence ATGGATAGTTTTGGTGCCAAAAAATATTTGTTTTCAAAAGAAATCGATTCTTATTTTGAGGGCGTTTATAACGGCTATCGGTTTACTCGTCGTTTTTTTAAAGAAGTTTTTACTCTCCCTTTTCATTTCCGCGAAATTACTAATCAGTGTTTCGAAATCGGATTAAAGTCACTTTCGTTAATAACAATGACTGGTTTTATTGTTGGTGTCGTTTTTACCAAACAATCTCGGCCTTCATTAGAAAGTTTTGGTGCAGTATCTTGGTTGCCTTCATTAATGGGGATTGCTATTGTGAGGGCTTTGGGGCCATTAGTAACTTCGTTAATTTGTGCAGGAAAAGTTGGTTCCAGTATTAGTGCAGAATTAGGCTCTATGAAAGTAACAGAGCAGATTGATGCAATGGAAGTATCAGCCATTAATCCGTTTAAATATCTTGTGGTTACCAGAGTTGTTGCTACAACCATTTCTATTCCCATACTTTCCTTTTATTGCAGTTTTGTAGGACTAATTGGGTCTTATTATAATGTTTCTACCGAAGAGGCAACAAGTATGCAAGTGTTTTACCATAATGCTTTTTCAAATATTTCTTTTTTGGATATTTTCTCATCAATTACAAAATCATTGGTATATGGATTTACCATTGGAATAATTAGTTGTTACAAAGGTTTTTTTGCATCACATGGAACCCGAGGAGTTGGTAAGGCAACGAATCAAGCGGTAATACTTGCTATGTTCCTTATTTTCCTGGAGGAGTTAATTATTGTACAAATTGTCAATTGGATTAGATATTATTAA
- a CDS encoding Glu/Leu/Phe/Val dehydrogenase dimerization domain-containing protein codes for MKDLLKKFENKAPEIIFNWKDSETEAEGWTVINSLRGGAAGGGTRMRKGLDMNEVLSLAKTMEVKFSVSGPAIGGAKSGINFDPNDPRKKGVLQRWYKAVSPLLKSYYGTGGDLNVDEIHEVIPMTEECGVWHPQEGVFNGHFKPTEADKINRIGQLRQGVIKVIENPTFSPDVNRKYTVADMITGYGVAEAVRHFYDIYGGSVKGKKAIVQGFGNVGSAAAFYLAEMGAKIIGIIDRDGGLINEEGFSFEEIKALFLAKDGNKLVADNMIPFEEINEKIWTIGAEIFTPCAASRLVAQSQIDSLIANGLEVISCGANVPFADKEIFFGSIMEEVDRKVSLIPDFISNCGMARVFAYFMEKKVQMTDEAIFNDTSVTIKKAIAKAHELNNSKTNISATAFEIALKQLT; via the coding sequence ATGAAAGATTTACTGAAAAAATTTGAAAACAAAGCCCCGGAAATCATTTTCAACTGGAAAGATTCTGAAACGGAAGCCGAAGGCTGGACTGTGATTAACTCTCTACGTGGTGGTGCCGCAGGTGGTGGAACCCGAATGAGAAAAGGACTTGACATGAATGAGGTTTTATCATTGGCTAAAACGATGGAGGTAAAATTTTCAGTTTCTGGACCTGCAATTGGTGGTGCTAAATCTGGAATAAATTTTGATCCTAATGATCCGCGAAAAAAAGGCGTTTTACAACGTTGGTACAAAGCGGTTTCCCCTTTATTAAAAAGTTATTACGGTACAGGTGGTGATTTAAATGTTGATGAAATTCACGAAGTAATCCCAATGACTGAAGAATGTGGTGTTTGGCATCCGCAAGAGGGTGTATTTAACGGACACTTCAAACCTACCGAAGCTGATAAAATCAATAGAATTGGACAATTGCGCCAAGGTGTAATTAAAGTTATCGAAAACCCAACATTCTCTCCAGACGTAAACAGAAAATATACCGTTGCTGATATGATTACCGGTTATGGTGTTGCCGAAGCAGTACGTCATTTCTATGATATTTATGGTGGTTCTGTAAAAGGAAAGAAAGCCATTGTTCAAGGTTTTGGAAATGTAGGTTCTGCTGCCGCTTTTTACTTAGCCGAAATGGGAGCAAAAATCATTGGAATTATTGATAGAGATGGTGGATTAATCAACGAAGAAGGTTTTTCTTTTGAAGAAATAAAAGCTTTATTCCTTGCCAAAGACGGAAATAAATTGGTTGCCGATAACATGATTCCTTTTGAGGAAATCAATGAAAAAATCTGGACAATTGGTGCCGAAATCTTCACTCCTTGTGCCGCATCAAGATTAGTGGCTCAAAGCCAAATTGATAGCTTAATTGCCAATGGATTGGAAGTAATTTCATGCGGAGCTAACGTTCCTTTTGCTGACAAAGAAATTTTCTTTGGTTCAATCATGGAAGAAGTAGATCGTAAAGTAAGCTTGATTCCTGATTTCATCTCGAACTGCGGAATGGCAAGAGTTTTTGCTTACTTCATGGAAAAGAAAGTACAAATGACTGACGAAGCCATTTTTAATGACACTTCTGTCACTATCAAAAAAGCCATTGCAAAAGCACACGAATTAAACAATTCTAAAACAAACATTAGTGCTACAGCATTTGAGATTGCCTTAAAGCAATTGACATAA
- a CDS encoding ExbD/TolR family protein: MSIKRKRRFHAEVATSSLSDIMFFLLLFFLIISTLANPNVIKMALPKAKSHEKTNKQYISLSVTEDKKFYIDKEPVAFEELETVLMSKMDSQKDQTVIVRIPFNLQVQDLVDVLQIGVKNNLKFVIATSPK; encoded by the coding sequence ATGTCTATCAAAAGAAAAAGAAGATTTCACGCCGAAGTCGCTACTTCGTCCTTGAGTGACATCATGTTTTTTTTGTTGCTGTTTTTCCTAATTATCTCAACTTTGGCCAATCCGAATGTGATAAAAATGGCTCTGCCAAAGGCAAAATCACATGAAAAGACCAACAAACAATACATTAGTTTATCAGTTACTGAGGATAAAAAATTCTATATTGACAAAGAACCTGTTGCTTTCGAAGAACTCGAAACTGTTTTGATGTCTAAAATGGATTCCCAAAAAGATCAAACAGTTATTGTTCGAATTCCGTTCAACCTTCAAGTACAGGATTTAGTTGATGTTTTGCAAATAGGAGTAAAGAACAATTTGAAATTTGTCATTGCCACAAGTCCGAAATAA
- a CDS encoding anhydro-N-acetylmuramic acid kinase — MKSENYNVIGVMSGTSLDGVDLSHIKFTIHNHNWTFEILESETIGYSKKWIDKLKTAVGYSEIELQQLNKEYTVLLASIISDFIKKHKIENLDAVCSHGHTILHQPQNGFTLQIGNLPEISKLTQQTVVCDFRVQDVQLGGQGAPLVPIGDRILFSEYNYCMNLGGFSNVSFEENNKRIAFDISPVNTVLNFYANQLGFDYDNKGQITRTGNCNEILLNQLNSLDFYQKKHPKSLGFEFVKTTILPMIENFPISIEDKLNTFTEHIALQIALALPNKKGTLLITGGGAYNDFLIERIQFHLPEMEIIIPSNTILEFKEALIFALLGVLKLREEINVLQSVTGAQYDHCSGVIYPL, encoded by the coding sequence ATGAAATCAGAAAACTATAACGTTATCGGAGTGATGTCTGGAACTTCGCTTGATGGCGTAGATTTATCCCATATAAAATTTACCATACACAATCATAATTGGACTTTTGAAATTCTCGAAAGCGAAACCATTGGTTATAGTAAAAAATGGATTGACAAATTAAAAACTGCAGTCGGTTATTCTGAAATAGAACTTCAACAGTTAAACAAAGAATACACAGTACTACTCGCCTCTATTATTTCTGATTTCATCAAAAAACATAAAATAGAAAATCTAGATGCCGTATGTTCTCACGGACATACTATTTTGCATCAGCCTCAAAATGGTTTTACATTACAAATTGGAAACTTACCCGAAATTTCAAAATTGACTCAACAAACAGTCGTTTGTGATTTTAGAGTACAAGATGTTCAACTGGGTGGTCAAGGTGCTCCGTTAGTGCCTATTGGAGATCGCATCCTGTTTTCAGAATATAATTATTGTATGAATCTTGGAGGATTTTCGAATGTTTCGTTCGAAGAAAACAACAAACGAATTGCTTTTGACATTTCTCCTGTAAATACAGTTCTTAATTTCTATGCCAATCAATTGGGGTTTGATTATGACAACAAAGGACAAATTACCCGAACCGGTAACTGCAACGAGATTTTATTGAATCAATTAAATTCTTTAGATTTTTATCAAAAGAAACATCCTAAATCATTAGGTTTTGAATTTGTTAAAACTACAATCTTACCCATGATAGAGAATTTCCCAATCTCTATTGAAGACAAATTAAACACTTTTACAGAGCACATAGCTTTACAAATAGCATTAGCCTTACCTAATAAAAAAGGAACTTTATTAATTACAGGTGGTGGAGCATACAATGATTTTCTCATCGAACGCATTCAATTTCATTTGCCCGAAATGGAGATCATTATTCCTTCTAATACCATTTTAGAATTCAAAGAAGCTTTAATTTTTGCTTTACTTGGAGTATTAAAACTTCGAGAAGAAATTAATGTACTTCAAAGTGTGACCGGTGCACAATATGACCATTGTTCTGGCGTTATTTATCCTTTATAA